The following are encoded in a window of Candidatus Eisenbacteria bacterium genomic DNA:
- a CDS encoding NADH-quinone oxidoreductase subunit C, with amino-acid sequence MSMLEILRSKFGEGVEELADFVGHKTFLVPPRIVREVSSFLRNEQVFGFDYLTCLSGIDRGKEEPRFEVSYLLSSLTRREMIQLKVRVNDGEAVPSVCDIWRTADWHEREAFDLLGIVFSGHPNLKRILLPEGWTGHPLRKDYVVAEADKEPWEREESARESNEHGK; translated from the coding sequence ATGTCGATGCTTGAGATACTTAGGTCGAAGTTCGGCGAGGGAGTGGAGGAACTCGCCGACTTCGTGGGGCATAAGACGTTTCTTGTGCCGCCCCGAATTGTCAGAGAGGTGTCATCTTTCCTCAGGAATGAGCAGGTCTTTGGGTTCGACTATCTTACCTGCCTTTCGGGGATTGACAGGGGAAAAGAAGAACCGAGGTTTGAGGTAAGTTACCTCCTTTCGTCGCTGACGAGGAGAGAAATGATTCAACTGAAAGTAAGAGTCAATGACGGCGAGGCGGTCCCAAGCGTGTGTGACATTTGGAGGACGGCTGACTGGCACGAGAGAGAGGCGTTTGACCTTCTCGGAATAGTGTTTTCCGGCCATCCGAACCTGAAAAGGATTCTTCTTCCAGAAGGATGGACCGGACACCCGTTGAGAAAAGACTATGTGGTAGCAGAAGCGGACAAGGAACCATGGGAAAGAGAAGAGTCGGCGAGAGAATCTAATGAACACGGAAAATAG